One Leishmania donovani BPK282A1 complete genome, chromosome 15 genomic window carries:
- a CDS encoding heat shock protein HslVU, ATPase subunit HslU, putative, which translates to MRPRELMKELDRYIVGQSEAKKAVSVALRNRWRRHQVPSDIREEIAPKNILMIGPTGVGKTEIARRLAKLVDAPFVKVEATKFTEVGFHGRDVESIIEDLYKASLSQTKQNIRRQHEEEAKLKAEDRILKSLAGVSDGFREHLRSGALDDIEVMVELQEKKEKPKTASGEGVFISLDIPSMMGGQRQQTVKKVMKIKDAFPAVLQEELDKMMDTEDVTAEALRACEEDGIVVIDEIDKIVTAAGGYKGHQASAEGVQQDLLPLVEGTTVSTKFNVQVKTDKILFICSGAFHSVKPSDMLAELQGRLPIRVELQQLSKEDFHRIITEPRFNLIAQHKAMMATEGVDLIFEDDALWEIASIAAYINSTVQNIGARRLITITEKVVEEISFEGPERKSEKFVIDAAYVKKAVDKMVKKVDIKKFIL; encoded by the coding sequence ATGCGCCCACGCGAGTTGATGAAGGAGCTGGACCGCTACATTGTGGGCCAGagcgaggcgaagaaggctgtgtcggtggcgctgcgcaatcgctggcgccgccaccaggTGCCGAGCGATATTCGCGAGGAAATCGCGCCAAAGAACATTCTTATGATTGGTCCAACCGGCGTGGGCAAGACGGAGATTGCCCGTCGCCTCGCCAAGCTCGTAGATGCTCCGTTCGTCAAGGTGGAGGCCACCAAGTTCACCGAGGTCGGCTTCCACGGCCGCGACGTGGAGAGCATCATCGAGGACCTCTATAAGGCCTCTTTGTCGCAGACCAAGCAGAACATCCGTCGCCAGCATGAGGAAGAGGCGAAGTTGAAGGCGGAGGACCGCATTCTTAAGTCTTTGGCCGGCGTGTCAGACGGCTTCCGGgagcacctgcgcagcggggCATTGGACGACATCGAGGTCATGGTGGAGCTTcaagagaagaaagaaaaaccCAAGACAGCGAGCGGCGAGGGCGTCTTCATTTCTCTTGACATCCCTTCCATGATGGGTGGGCAACGCCAGCAGACGGTGAAGAAGGTGATGAAGATCAAGGACGCTTTCCCGgctgtgctgcaggaggagctggacaAGATGATGGACACCGAGGACGTCACGgctgaggcgctgcgcgcctgcgaggaggacggcatCGTTGTCATTGACGAGATCGACAAGATCGTGACGGCAGCGGGCGGGTACAAGGGCCACCAGGCTTCCGCCGAGGGCGTCCAGCAGGATCTGCTACCGTTGGTAGAGGGCACCACGGTGTCGACGAAGTTTAATGTGCAGGTGAAGACGGACAAGATCTTGTTtatctgcagcggcgccttccACAGCGTTAAGCCGTCCGAcatgctggcggagctgcagggcCGTCTGCCCATCCGCGTcgagctccagcagctgagcAAGGAAGATTTTCACCGCATCATCACCGAGCCTCGTTTCAACCTTATTGCGCAGCACAAGGCGATGATGGCTACAGAGGGCGTCGACCTCATCTTTGAGGACGACGCGCTCTGGGAGATTGCTAGCATCGCCGCGTACATCAACTCGACAGTGCAGAACATCGGCGCCCGCCGCCTCATCACAATCACGGAGAAGGTTGTTGAGGAGATCAGCTTCGAGGGACCGGAGCGAAAGAGCGAGAAGTTTGTCATTGACGCCGCCTACGTCAAGAAGGCCGTGGACAAGATGGTCAAGAAAGTGGACATCAAGAAGTTCATCTTGTGA
- a CDS encoding mitochondrial carrier protein, putative, which produces MTSTSRAERENLVSVFAGGFAGVCSTCVTNPLDTIRVRLSAGRSATGKSHKSLLITARELFNEGLFHAFSRGLGANIMASMPSNAIYLPTYRFLKGELADSRVSEQVRPMICAFGAVTATNLTLSPLFVIRTRVQVDDKLTIHQVLSDVMRRDGMRGLYRGTVTNIAGRFVEEGCFWTVYELLKRVTHEGSFGERGFWWSSAAMVSLTMIAKLVAVGIAYPYNVVMNHLRTVNKVTGEHDYVRVMPTMRHIYAADGFLGFYKGLAPQMLRSVISKATQIYSFELVLFTYAQVYHRKPLPVPAVRIIDPAAESDGSAVE; this is translated from the coding sequence ATGACGTCTACGTCGCGCGCCGAACGGGAGAACCTAGTCTCCGTCTTTGCCGGCGGGTTTGCCGGCGTCTGCTCGACGTGCGTTACGAACCCTCTCGACACTATCCGCGTGCGCCTATCGGCCGGCCGGTCTGCCACAGGAAAGTCACACAAGAGTCTCCTCATCACAGCACGCGAGCTCTTCAACGAAGGCCTCTTTCACGCCTTCAGTCGCGGTCTCGGTGCCAACATCATGGCTTCCATGCCTTCCAACGCCATCTACCTTCCCACCTACCGCTTTCTCAAGGGCGAGCTCGCTGATTCGAGGGTGAGCGAGCAGGTGCGACCGATGATCTGCGCCTTTGGTGCCGTCACGGCGACTAACCTGACCCTCTCCCCGCTGTTTGTGATTCGGACCCGTGTGCAAGTTGACGACAAGCTTACGATTCACCAAGTGCTGAGCGATGTTATGCGCCGCGATGGCATGCGTGGCCTCTACCGCGGCACAGTCACCAACATCGCTGGCCGCTTTGTAGAAGAGGGGTGCTTCTGGACCGTGTATGAGCTGCTCAAGCGTGTGACGCACGAGGGCAGCTTCGGCGAGCGCGGCTTCTGGTGgtcctcggcggcgatggtgtcCTTGACGATGATAGCGAAGCTAGTTGCAGTCGGCATTGCGTACCCGTACAACGTCGTCATGAACCACCTGCGCACGGTGAACAAGGTAACGGGGGAGCACGACTACGTGCGGGTGATGCCAACAATGCGGCACATTTACGCAGCGGACGGCTTCCTCGGCTTCTACAAGGGATTGGCCCCGCAGATGCTACGCAGCGTCATTAGCAAGGCCACGCAAATATACTCGTTTGAGCTGGTGCTATTCACCTATGCGCAGGTATACCACCGCAAGCCACTGCCAGTCCCGGCGGTGCGCATCATCGACCCTGCCGCTGAGTCCGACGGATCGGCAGTCGAGTAA